The DNA sequence AAGCCACGAATGAACATGAATCTTTTCTTTTCCTGGTATTCATGTCTATTCGTGTTCATTCGTGGCTAACTTTGAAATTCCTAAACATTTTAAGAATATTTGGCAAGCATGTTGCTTAATATTTCTATTACTTACTCTATAAAGTAAAACAGAGTTTAGAAATATAAATCAATATAATAACCTACTATAATAGGCATTAATTTTCCTTAAAAGGAGGTTAAAATGAAGAAAAAAGGAATATTAATCATTATTATTTCTCTTCTTACCCTTTCTTTATCAGCTAAGTTGTTTATTCCACGTGAAATTAACTTAAGAGGAAGCGGTGGTTGGGGAGTAGAAAATAAATATAGCAGGATGTATAATCCAAAAACTGTTGAAATCATTAAAGGAAAAGCAGCCAGTATACATGTAATTACGCCGATACGGGGAATGTATCAGGGGGTATGTGTAATGGTAAAAAATGGCAAGG is a window from the Candidatus Jettenia sp. genome containing:
- a CDS encoding DNA-binding protein, producing MKKKGILIIIISLLTLSLSAKLFIPREINLRGSGGWGVENKYSRMYNPKTVEIIKGKAASIHVITPIRGMYQGVCVMVKNGKEIIPIHLGPEWYVENQDLAVEPSDTIEITGSRINLDGESAIIASEIKKGDKRMVLRDDKGFPRWSAWRSAVINN